A genome region from Oncorhynchus gorbuscha isolate QuinsamMale2020 ecotype Even-year linkage group LG26, OgorEven_v1.0, whole genome shotgun sequence includes the following:
- the dand5 gene encoding DAN domain family member 5 — protein sequence MTFFINFVFLSTFSAVALSLPFPHNSIKSVQKNGASRDFESSGNGPVDEQEPIRGTVKVVKLNPNNLGLSGLFRRGGIFPRGAPGPRMPFPAFLSTGRPGPPALPAKAAAVPLHPLSHLHHGSQGNGGVGMKKRQGFEMWQRAMDKSDHSKTMSMSLPLSLKDSANRQSCAAVPFTQRITSDGCDAVTVHNKLCFGQCSSLFIPSGWESVRLTGAGGHRRAPCSRCAPSKAHTVTVPLRCGMEVREKRVMVVEECKCETGREEGNIEAVASMHL from the exons ATGACTTTCTTCATCAACTTTGTGTTTTTGTCCACATTTTCTGCCGTGGCTTTGTCACTTCCATTCCCTCACAATTCCATCAAGAGCGTTCAGAAGAATGGCGCGAGCCGGGACTTTGAATCATCCGGTAACGGTCCAGTCGACGAACAGGAGCCTATTCGGGGAACGGTCAAAGTAGTCAAACTCAACCCCAATAACCTGGGTCTGTCGGGTCTTTTTAGACGAGGCGGGATTTTCCCCCGAGGTGCGCCTGGTCCGAGAATGCCTTTCCCAGCCTTCTTGTCCACGGGTCGACCTGGCCCTCCTGCGCTCCCTGCCAAAGCAGCTGCGGTGCCTCTGCATCCACTGTCACATCTGCACCACGGCAGTCAGGGCAATGGCGGGGTGGGTATGAAGAAGAGGCAAGGATTTGAGATGTGGCAGAGGGCCATGGATAAGAGCGACCACAGTAAGACCATGTCCATGTCGCTGCCCCTCAGTCTCAAAGACTCTGCCAACAGACAGAGCTGCGCCGCGGTGCCTTTTACTCAG CGGATAACGTCCGATGGCTGCGACGCGGTGACAGTCCACAACAAACTGTGCTTTGGTCAATGCAGTTCGCTGTTCATTCCCTCTGGTTGGGAGTCTGTCAGGCTTACTGGTGCAGGGGGACACCGCCGTGCGCCCTGTTCCCGCTGCGCTCCATCCAAGGCTCACACGGTGACGGTGCCTCTGCGCTGTGGGATGGAAGTGCGGGAGAAGCGCGTGATGGTGGTGGAAGAATGCAAATGTGAGACTGGTCGTGAGGAGGGGAATATCGAGGCTGTGGCCTCCATGCACTTGTAA
- the LOC124016380 gene encoding tetraspanin-16-like, whose protein sequence is MMFTAEVTGVIFILVYKDLVEVMIRGASKDSLRMSYMGPTASDPISTAWNTIMVHYKCCGFDNSTDDFKNSVFSANTGLLYPKTCCVDLTSTACDGLDTTQGLIHPKSCITKLINVIRDQSVIFGSTASGICVMEVSVLSD, encoded by the exons ATGATGTTTACAGCTGAGGTTACTGGGGTTATTTTCATCTTGGTGTACAAAGATCTG GTGGAGGTTATGATTCGTGGAGCCAGTAAGGACTCTTTACGGATGTCCTATATGGGACCAACGGCTTCAGACCCCATATCAACAGCCTGGAACACCATCATGGTCCAT TACAAGTGCTGTGGCTTTGACAACTCCACGGATGACTTCAAGAACTCCGTGTTCAGTGCTAACACTGGCCTGTTGTACCCCAAGACGTGCTGTGTTGACCTGACGAGCACCGCCTGCGACGGCCTCGACACCACCCAGGGCCTGATACACCCAAAG AGCTGCATTACCAAACTGATCAATGTGATCCGGGACCAGAGCGTCATCTTTGGCTCCACTGCTTCTGGGATCTGTGTCATGGAGGTAAGTGTCCTTTCAGATTAG